The genome window TTGGTTTGAATGGTGGATGTTTTAGCCTGTCAGATTCGGTGATGGTAACTCAAGACTCTCTGGCTACTTCACTTCTGGTGAATCAACCGGTAGATACGAGTGAGTTTGTGGTGTTTGATCATCAATCTTCCTATCAAATGGAAATTGCTGTTGGTGGGTTTGATGCCACATTGGAAGTTTTGCAGATTATCATTCCAGGAGCTGAGATGACAGGTAAAACTGGAAATGTTCGCTTGGAAGTAACTCATTACGATGGTACGGTTTACTCTGTGAATGCAACGCCTTATGGTGGACATTCTCTCGCTTTCTACATGCCTGCTCCTGTAGTGTTCTTCGAAAGCGGTCAGTCCAACCTCGAGCTCATTGTTGATAGTGGCTCCGTTTCACTTCCGCTTGTTCAAGACGAAGCATTCCCATACTTCTTCGGTGATTTAGGAAGAGTTCTATCCGTGAATGGTTCGCTACAGGGCGCGGCACTGACCGATGATATCATTCCATTTGTCCTTCGCGGTTCTTGGAGTGTTGGTCTAGAAGAAGTAGCAGCCGACTTGGTGGTTTACCCTCAACCTGCGAAAGATGAGATTCGCATTGATGGATTGATTGATAATACACACTTCTCTCTTGTTGATTTGAATGGTCGCACTTTGAAAGAAGGCATATTGTCTACCGATGGTAGGATTGATGTTGCTGAGTTTTCAAATGGCGTTTATGTGCTTAACCTTGTCGATGGAAACTACTCGACGTCACTACAAATTATAGTACAACATTGATTCATTGATCATGGACGCTCAACTCTCCCCCGGCATTTGTCGGGGGATTTTTTCTTACCTCCAAGAACGATAACTTCGCCTAGATTGCACAAGACAAGAAAGTTCACCGTAGTCGATATTAAAACGCACCCATAGATGAAGAAATTAGTACTCGCCACATTTTCACTTCTGTTCAGTTTGTCAGCCCTTGCCAACCACTATGTCGGTGGGCAGATCTATTGGGATGCAGTAGGAAACGGGAAGTATGTGTTTTATTTGGATAGGATTGAACAGTGTAATATGGGATTCCCTCCCATGCATAGAACGCTTAAAGCGCGCGTGTCTGGAGTGAGCATTTCTGTGAGACTGCAAAACACGTATCAAATGTGGTCGAATTGTGCATGTTCCAACAGCACATTGCAGGTGCAACACTTTATGAGTGATACCATTAGCTTCTCTCTAGGGTCAGCAACTTTTGACGATATCTATTATGAAGAGTGTTGTAGATCTACAACCATGATGAATACGAGTGACGTTGGAATCGTGGTTACTAGTAGGTTTTACAATACGGGCGTGAATCATTCCAGTGCTCGTTTCGACTTGGTTGAAATGCAAAATTCCAGTCAGAGCGATGAGATTCACTTGAGAGTGAGTACACCTCAAGCCGACAGCACACATTTCGTGAAATCCACGCCTGTCGTGGGTGTGTTTGGCAGCACGTTTAGCTATGCTACCTACAACTCGGGATTCAGCGCTACAAATCAGGTTTCATCTGCTGAAATGCTAGATCAAGCGGGACTCTTTAAGGGGAATACAACGACAACGGGTCTTTATGCCATCTCGCTACAATCAGACCAGTTCTTGCCAGGTGGGTTGAAAACCGCAGAGATCAAGCTTGAAACCATTTTGAGCGTTACCCCACTGGCTTCGGTTACCAACAACAGCCCAGACGATACGACCCTTGTATTGAGTGGAAACTGGCAATCGATCAATACTACCGGATATTCAACTACAGCTCAGCCGGGAGACAGTTTACACCTGCGTTTTTTGAGTATCGATACAGATCTAGACTCAAATTTTCAGCCTCAAACCATTACGGCAAGTATGAAAGGTGACCTGAATCCTGGTACCAATGGCGTTTCCTTCTTCCCTCAATACCCTCAAAGTTCACTGAGCAGCAGCTACAGTAATAATGTTGAATTTTTATGGGAAGTTCCAGCGGGGATGAGTCCGGGAATTTACAATTTCAATGTTCAGTTCGTAGACGACTACTGTGATCAGCCGGGACAAACAGTTATTCCTATAGAAGTTACAATTCCGGGTTTTACTCTGAAGACAGATTCCCTAGCTACTTGTACTGGGAAGTCGGTGGCGATGGCCTCGCCAAGAGGGGGTGCCGTTTATTCGTGGACGCCAACTACCGGCTTATCCTCTCCATCGTCACCTGTTACAGATGCCTCACCATCAAGTTCAACCCTCTACACCATTACAGTTGATGGTATTGTAGCGGGAGAGTACTATGTAGATGTTGTAGGATCTGGAGCTCCGATCGCTTCAACGGCATCAGCTACTTCCATTGAGATCACCAATCCGGAGCGCTATGAAAATCACGCTTTTCACTATGGATATGTACCCGTTTCTTTCAACGATACTGTTCTGAATACCCAGGCAACGGGAATGTACCACATTGTGGGTCAGAAGTTAAATTGCTTCGAGACATCGTCTCAAGTAACCTTAGGACAGGATACACTCCAGAGCTTCTATATGCTCAGCAAAAATAGGGGGTGGGATGAATATGTCATTTTTGATTCCGCAGATACCTACGATATGAGTTTGCGTATTGGAAGCGACACCAAGTACATCTTTGCGCGACAATTCATCATTCCAGGTGTCCAGCTTTACGGTGCCAATGCAGGTGTTGACTTAGAAGTTCGAGGAGATGCGGGGTATGTAGATACCATTCCGGGTGTGATGTACGGCGGACATTCCATGCTCTTTGAATTGCCGAGCAACGAATCGTTTACCCTTGTCGCTCACTTCATATTGCACTTCACAGGGGATTCCATCCAAATACCATTGATGCAAAACCGCACCCTGCCGTATGCCAATGGCTATTATTTTGTGACGGCGGTGAATGGAAGCTTGAATGGATCTCCGTTGTACAACGATATCGTTCCCTTCTTTATCAAAGGAGGAACGGGAGTAGGAGTGAGCGAATGGGAGGGAGAAGAGTTTGTGATTTACCCTCAACCTGCTCAATCTCAACTAACTCTTGAAGGAGTAGGTGAAGGAGCAGAGTACACCTTGTATTCTATTACAGGAGCTGCAGTTTCTGAAGGAATATTGACTGGAGATCAGACGATTTCAGTTGAGGATCTTCCCTCAGGAGTTTATGTGATCCAAGTGGTAGAAGACGGTCGAGTGAGTAGTCAGAAAATCCAAGTGCAAAGATAATTGTCGACAAATCAGCCAGACAGACATCCCGCTCATTGGGTGTTGGTAAGTGGAGTGAAAGTGCAGACATTGTTATAAATCAACGACCATTTTTTCAACGGAAGACCCCATTGACTTCGGACAGTGGGGTTTTTTCTTTTCCAGTAGTTGGCGATTCAAGGAATATCTGATCCCGACTCTCTTTCTTTTACAGATTCGATACATTTGAAATCTCACTCAGGAAATCACTATGGCATTTAGCTTATTTAA of Phaeocystidibacter marisrubri contains these proteins:
- a CDS encoding T9SS type A sorting domain-containing protein — encoded protein: MKKLVLATFSLLFSLSALANHYVGGQIYWDAVGNGKYVFYLDRIEQCNMGFPPMHRTLKARVSGVSISVRLQNTYQMWSNCACSNSTLQVQHFMSDTISFSLGSATFDDIYYEECCRSTTMMNTSDVGIVVTSRFYNTGVNHSSARFDLVEMQNSSQSDEIHLRVSTPQADSTHFVKSTPVVGVFGSTFSYATYNSGFSATNQVSSAEMLDQAGLFKGNTTTTGLYAISLQSDQFLPGGLKTAEIKLETILSVTPLASVTNNSPDDTTLVLSGNWQSINTTGYSTTAQPGDSLHLRFLSIDTDLDSNFQPQTITASMKGDLNPGTNGVSFFPQYPQSSLSSSYSNNVEFLWEVPAGMSPGIYNFNVQFVDDYCDQPGQTVIPIEVTIPGFTLKTDSLATCTGKSVAMASPRGGAVYSWTPTTGLSSPSSPVTDASPSSSTLYTITVDGIVAGEYYVDVVGSGAPIASTASATSIEITNPERYENHAFHYGYVPVSFNDTVLNTQATGMYHIVGQKLNCFETSSQVTLGQDTLQSFYMLSKNRGWDEYVIFDSADTYDMSLRIGSDTKYIFARQFIIPGVQLYGANAGVDLEVRGDAGYVDTIPGVMYGGHSMLFELPSNESFTLVAHFILHFTGDSIQIPLMQNRTLPYANGYYFVTAVNGSLNGSPLYNDIVPFFIKGGTGVGVSEWEGEEFVIYPQPAQSQLTLEGVGEGAEYTLYSITGAAVSEGILTGDQTISVEDLPSGVYVIQVVEDGRVSSQKIQVQR